The stretch of DNA CAGTGTCCGAAAgtgggactggagcatctgcaGGGGTGGCATCCATCACTGTACACCCTGCACCAGCCCCTGAGGCCAGGGACACCCCCAGGCCCCCACATATGACCCCCACACCGGCAAAGCCACCTCATTTGCAGGCTGAGCCCCACGGGCACTGTAGGGCTGTGGGGACGAGGCCTGTTTTCCACTGAGCTGGGGGCTGCTTTAGGACAGGGGCTGTCCCAGGAGCTGTGCCCTTCCAGGAGCAGTGGTGGAGCACACTGCTCCCATCCTCacctggagctggctgcagagccctgACACAGATCCGAGCTGGGGCATGCCCAGAGTCACTGTGTCCAAGAGACTGAAAAACTAAAATTGAAGCTTTTAGCTTAGAGATGCTGGAGAAGCCAGCAGTTTGAAGGTGTCCAGAGGTGCATTTGGTATAGATGTGGATTTCCAGCACTTTGCCCACAGTGTGTCCCACCAGGCAACACACTTCACCCTGGCTCATGCAAGACATTTCTCCCTGGTACACATGTGCCACGCAGGAGCTGGTTTCTCCTGTCCCCAGGGTTGGATGCAGTGGGTCTAAAAGACGGTTGTAGGAGTGAGCGAACGGCAATGACTACCAAAAAATTTGTCTGCGAGGGTAGAAATGAAGTGGGAGCTTAAGCGTGGCCaaacagagagaagcagcaggaaaaggaaattggGAACAGGAGGGGCAAAAGAGCCAGATGTGCCAGGACAAACAGGGAGAACTGAGACAGGACAAACTGCGATGGCAACACTTGAGTACAGGACCAGGAGAAGGGGTGAGCGGGGAGTTGGTGGAGGGGTCTGGGAAGGGTCTCATCAGTAGGTTGTTTTCACACAGTCATCAAACCCAGCAGTAAGGGGCttggctttcccctgctccaagACAAGCTAAAGTCTGCCCAGGGAGGTCACACTTTGGAGTGGCAGTTCCCACTTCCCAAACTGGCAGAGTCCCTCACCTCCCCGCACAGAACAGGACTGCACAAGGAAAAGGTAGCAAACTCCAGCATAGCCCATACTCGCATTTAATAGTGAGGACAGGACAGACTGGGGCAGGCAGGTACGTTGGTGCAGAAGCACAGCTAGAAGAGCAGACACACCCTGCCCTCACGAAAGACAGACGTCATTTTAGGGATTAACCCTGCTAAAAGCATAAacccaaataattaaaaaaaaaaaaaagagagagagagaataataAATCCCAACCCATAGTTTTGTCTGGAACAGAGGTTTCTGCACGGTCTCCGAGGAATGGAATCAGACATTGCTGCTAAGGCTGTTTCACGTCAGACAATGTGGGGAATTCACATAGCGAAGTCAGGTGTTCAACATGGACATTTCAGTTCAGGACCCGTATCCTGCAGTGGAGATGGGAAGGGATGCGGAGCACATGAAGTCAGGCTTTCACAGAGACCACCCTCTGGAGGACTTTCTCTCCCCTAGGCAAGTTGCCTCCCATGTTCAGGGCACAGATATCACAGCAGAAAGTCCCCAAGAGCTGCTCCATGGTGCTGAGTACGTCTAAGCAAAGGCAAACCAGGCCCTTCATCCCCACTCTCCCACCTGCTTTCTGCAAGGAAGAAGGTGCACAAAACAAGGCTGCATCCACAAAAGGTGGAAGTAAGAGACCCAGAGAAGTGTCTACAAGATAGTGGGGTTCACTCATGTCCTTCACTAGGAAGCAAGGCCACAAGGACATACGTGGTTGCATCCACACTGGAAGAGGAGAATCAGTCCCAGATGAGTGTCCTGTCTCCCTGTGAGAGAAAAGGGCTCCCCAAGAGAGGACAGGTCTGGGCTATCCCTCCACCTACTGCACAAACCCGGGACACATTCAAAAGTACAGACAATAAAttaagattgaaaaaaaaaaaaaaagtcagcgtgtataatatatatatatatatataatgtaacGTGCGTGTGATtgtgaaaaatagaaatgtcaTCCCCAGGAGAGAGCAAGGCACAACAGAAACACATCCCTGTCCCTCTCCTGAGCCCAGCACTACCCTGCTCCCGATTCACAGCAGAACCACACCAACGGGGCCATGCAGGGGGACAGGGGTTGCGCCTGGCACCCAGCTTCCCTCTGCCAAATGGGGCCTTGTGCCAAGGAGGAACTGGCTTCTTGATGGAGGAGTGGGGAAAAAGCCTAGCACTGGTCCCTTCATGACCTTCACGAGGAAGGGttgctgcaggcaggaaaagggagggaaagacaggaaaagcaaaatggaatAGCAGGGGCACCCCACACCTCCTCAACTGGCCAGAGCCCTGCCCCTCCCATGGCACAGACCACCACCGCTGTACcaagtggaaagaaaataaagccatAATAAGTCTATGCTTTGGTATGTAACCATCCCCCTCCCCTTGGTCCCCCCTGTGTTCCCCCCAACCATTATCTGTAAAACTTGTCAAATAAAATCTCTAGCGTGCCTTTATATTGCTTCCTGaaccttttcttcctcagcGCCTGCCTtgcccccctctccccagcaggaTTCAGGGAGGTGCCTTGCTTGAGCCCCACCGGTTACAGCTTCTGCTCTCCCGACTGGATCCTGCTGAACGCTGCCTGGTCCAGCGGCAGGTAGCAGCCCTGCCTGGAGTCCAGGAAGTACAGCCTGTCCTTCACCAGCGCGGGGTCGAAGCCCTGCTTCCGCAGCTCCATCTTCTGGAACTTGTAAGTGCCTGGAGTGGGGGGTCAAGAAGGAATGAGGGTTCACTGGCTGCACACACTCCCATGCCCACTGCACTTGTGCTGCCCCAGACCCAGCCTCACACCTGCCCACCTGCACAGCACCAGAGGACCTGGGTACAGGCTCCatggggcagaggggctccatCCTGACCCTACCACAGACTGGGCTCCATCACCGTGTTTCCCCCCCAGGGGCTCCCACCAGTTCCGTGCCCAGTGCGAGCACACATGCCATGGCTCACTTGTCTTGGAGACTTCGTGCAAGAACCGTAGGAAGATGGGACGTGCGTACAACGGCAGGGCCTTTTTCAGCTTGCTGGCAAAGTCTTCTAGGTCACAGGAGTTCTCTGGGTCAGCGATGGCTGCCATTCCTGCCTTCCCTTCAATTCCtaaaaggcagagaagaaggGAGAGCACTCAAGACAGACTGTTCCTGTAGCAtcatctcccccttccccatACCAGCAAGGCCTCTGGTGCAGACCCGGCTTTGTACAGAAGTGCTGGCACATCCAGCTGTCAGCGGCTGTGTCACCGCCCTGCGGCTAAGGCTACTAGCGACACCCTGCGGTCATGGTCACCTCCTCCCAGAGGAGGCACTTGTAGCTGGTCCAGAAAAGACACAGGGCCCTTCCAAACCAGCCAGAATCAGACCAAAGCTTGAGAGAAGGGGGAACCCTCTGGATTCTGCTAGGCACATCCCCAGCAGCCTCTTCCCAGCTTGCCCACGGGGCGCCTCGGTCCAGCCTCTTGCAAAAGGACACGTCGATCCGGATGTGCAGGACACACTCACATTCAAGTgccagagccctgcctgcctcccctgATTGTCCTCTTCCCTCTCAGCTACCTGGGATCTCCACCCCATAAACCACCACGTCCGTCAGGTTGAGGATGCGGCTCAGTGTCCCCTCCACCTCTGTGGTGGAGACGTTCTCCCCCTTCCAGCGGAACGTGTCCCCAGTGCGGTCCCGGAAGTACATGTAGCCGTATTTGTCCATCACCAGGACATCCCCTATAGGAAAGTCAGGAACAGGCGAAAAATGAGATGTCAGAGGAGCCAGGAGCAACCAAGCATCTCAGGGCAGTGCCATGAGCCTGGGACAGCCCCCACACCCAGGCacccttctcctctgctctcagcagatGGAGGGGCCCTGCTTGCTTCACCTGTGAGATAGGCAGTGTCCCCTTTTGTAAACACGTCCCTGGCGATTTTCTTGTTGGTGGCCGACTGATTCAGGTAGCCGTCAAAGTGCTGCAAGGGGTTGCTCTTGACAATGCGTCCCACCAGCTGGCCCGGCTCCCCTGCAAGGAGAAAATAGGGGATGAAGGGGGGAAGCAATCACCCACACCCAAGCAAAAAGGGTGTCTAATGGGGGTGGCAGGGTTTAACTGAGCAGACTCAAACCTAGGAAAATTATCTAGAAGTATCAGGAAAGACTTGCACAGAGCTGAGGAGACTTCTACCTGTGGCTGCCCTCACCTGGTTTGCAGGAGATACAGACACCATCTGGCCCCCGGATCAGCTCCATGGTGTCTTCATCCACCCTCACCAAGCCGATGGGGTACACACCTGGTAGGATCCTGCTGTTGAAGCCACACGACCCAACCTAGGACAGGAAGAGCTCAGAGCTGTGGGAAGCAGGGACATCTCTCCTGCCCTGAGCCCACTGTGCACGCGCATCCAGGATACCACATAGCCACCAATGCACAACAGCCAAAACCCCTCCAGGCTGATGGCAACCCACGACAAGCCTCTTGGGACAAGAAACCAGGAGCAAACAGCCCATCTGGGTTTCCAACCCTGCTCAAGCCAGCAGGCACTCTGTGGGACATGGGAGGTTGGTTGGAGCCTTACGTTGTTATCAAAATTTCCCAGGCTGCAGTTGCACTCTGTAGCCCCATAGAACTCAGCCACCTGGGTGATACCAAAGCGGGCCATGAACTCCCGCCAGATGGAGGCACGCAGCCCGTTGCCCAATGCCATGCGCACCCGGTGCTGCCGCTCCACCTCCTGGTATGGCTGGTTCAGCAGGTAGCGGCAGATCTCCCCGATGTACTGCACAATCTGTGAGGGACGGAGAGGAAAGATTCACTAGGACCTGTCTGACAGGCCCCCAGTTGTTTGCGGTTCAGGGCAGGTAGGAATGGCACAACATGCCCCAAGTCCCCTAAAGAGGCCATGGTAAAACCCAGGAATCCTGCCAGCTCATTCAGTGCCTGCCCTCCCCTGGTTAACCCACTCCTCCAGGCCATGAAACTTATCCAAGATCTCCTGGCTAATGCTGGAGCCCGGGAAGGGCTTGGACACATGGAGTTACCACCCCAGGTGGGAAGGACACACCCCACCACCTTGGAAGGTGGTTTGGGATGGATGGGCAGAACCAGTCTGGGCCTCCCGCTCTTCCAGCAATTGGGCTCTCCCCAGCACCACATAGATGCCCAGGCTCCGTTCCCCACTCCCAGATGGCCCCTTGCCTCATGACCTCACCGTGCAGTTGTATTTCACGCAGTCCTCCCAAAAGTGTGAGGCTGAGAACTTCTTGCGGATGACAACTGTcatgccctgcagcaggcactgcccGATCCCCACGATGTTCCCTgcggggaggcaggcaggggagcccTCAGTCCCCAGGCAccgccagcccagcctgcctggggagAGGCCTGCCAGGGCAAGGTGGACACCACATGCTGGCTCACACCAGATGGGTGTTCAAAGCCCCCAGGACAACAGGCACCGGTGATGAGACACGTGGCAGTGAGATCTGGGGTGCTGCTTTGCACCTAGACATCCCATCACATctcagccaggcaggcaggcaccacttccccttccccccttgACTTTCCATGGGGACGCAGTAAGGAGCAGCTATACCAAAGCCAGGCTAGGAGCTGGGATAATGCCCCCCCGCCCACCTCCCAACTCCAAAGATCAGCCAGATCGATTCTTGGCTCGCAGGGGAAAAGTGGAAAGCCTCAGTCAgacactgccagcagcagttaGCTCCTCTTTGGCATGGAGACTGCTGCTACACCAGCCTTCAGCCTTCcctgggctgggcagaggggaagagaTGGCTCCAGCATGCGGGGCTCTGTACGGCACACATTACCTGCAGCGTGGTAGAGCGGGAGGCAGTCATACATCACATCGTCGGGCCTCATGCGAAAACCATAAAAAACCAAGCTGCACATGCGGAAGTacctggggtgggagggtgaAGAGGCACatcagcagcagggccagcggCGCTGTGCTAGGAcagggcagagctcagccccATCCTCCCCCAAGCCCATGTCCACGGCCTTACCGGCAATTCACCACAATGGCAGCCTTGGGCAGCCCTGTTGTCCCAGAGGTGTAGATGTAGAAGAGTTTATCTGGAAAGCAATGAGGAGACAACGTCATATACCCAACCTAGGAGCTGGCTGAACCTGGAGAGGGGGACAAGTGACATTTACACACTCTGCTTGTGCCAGTTGAGTCAAAACTTTGTTATGTGACAGCACCAAGAACATGCTGGGTTTACCCTGGGCAGATCAGGTGGTCTGTTGGACACATGGAGGGCACAACAGGATACTGCTCCATGCAGGGCTGGGCTTCAGGCACCAGCGTAAGACCCATCCCAAACACCTCATGCCCTGCTGCAGACATCTGCAATCAGCATCCCAAGCAGATGTTCTTGCCAATGTTGAACCAGCTGATTCACAAAAGCACCGCCACGAGTCTGGCCCCCAAGAGCTGACCACGTACCAAGAAAGCCCTTATCAGGGGGGGTTGGCTGGTGCCCCTGGGCCATTTTCAGGAGGGGATCCAGGTGTTTCGCACCAGGAAGCACAGACTTGGGGCTTCCTTCCCCAGACCAGAAGAGATGGATAGATTTCTCCAGGGAGGGCTGCACTTCCTGCATcgctgaaaaagcaaaagaggggagatggagaaaaACCACAGGGTGGTTACAGCACAGAGATTCCCTGCCCTCCCAGACGGTCTCAGGGAGACGCTGCCCCAGGTAGCAGTACCCTCACTGTACTTGGCAGACCCCAAAGGGCCGACAACCATCCCAGGCAGATGTTGTTCCCATGACTAACAGCTACTGGGGCCACAGCCCAGGCCTCTTTAGGGACCAGAAGATCCTGTTCTCCACCTCTCCCCAGCCAAAACCTCTTTGGTGCCAAGAGGTCTGTTGACACCATCAACCTCAGAGGCGTGGACTGAAACACGAGGATCTGGAGCCAAGGTGTTGCAGGGATGTGGCTAAGAGCCACAGAGAGCAAGGGGAGGCTCAGCCcatgcagcagggcaggctcaGCCCAGAGGATGGACCTGAGAGGCACAAGCAATGATCCTCACACCCAGGCTGGCCTGCTTGGGAGCCAGACAGCACTGAACTCCAGATCCTGCCCGCTGTCCAAAGggatcaagaagaaaaaaaacaaccaacaaacaaatcCAATTCCTGGATAATTCAACTGTCCACTCTTCTAGATccctgctctgtggtgggcaggaAAGGAACACTAAATCCATAGACACCCCCATCTACAGTCCAATGCACCCCGATGCATCTGCCTGCCCCTCACCTTCCATCATCTCCACTCCAAAAACCACAGCCTTGGAGTTGGAGATGGTGATGCAGTGCAGCAACGCCTCCATGCGCAGGTGAGAATTCACAAGGGCAGTCTCCACCCCAATCTTGGCCAAGCCAAGCCACAGCCCCACATACTGATTGCAGGACTCCATGAAAAGGGCCACCACGTCACCAGAGCGGAAGCCTTGGCCATAGAAGAAATTGGCCACGCGGTTGGAGTACTCATCCAGCTGCCGGAAGGTCCAGCTCTCGCCTGTGCCTTGGAAGATCAGTGCTGTCTTCTCTGGATACTTGCTTGCAGTCTTCTGGAAAATCTTGGCAATTGTGTTCTTCGCCTTCACATGCCTCCATACCTGCCACTTCACCCGCAGCAGGACCAGCCCCGTGCTGCCAAAGGAAGGGGAGCATGAGGGAAGCTGCTCAGTGACCCCTGCAAAACCACTTcctccagcaaagccagcaaAGCATGAGGACCTTTCTAGGAGCTGCAacagcccagcactgctccagGCCCTATTctagctcagcagcagctctctgtgctTCCCTGAGCAGCATGGACATAGGCAGAGCTCATCTACAAAAATGCTTATAGCCAGGAACGGATGGAGGCCAGGGAGAGATGTGCCCCAATCAAAGGGGCATCTTTGAGCCTCGGGTGCTCTCCAAGAGATGGCACCACTCCCTCCCCACAAATCCTtgccaggctggcacagcctggtACCAGCTCAGAACTGACCCTGCACAAACACCTCGTGCCACGCCAGCATCTTTAGGGACAGGGTGAAGTACAAGGACAGTCATTAGACTTCAGAGCTCAGCTGAAATCTATCTTTCCCGTGAAAACTTTGCCCAAGAGTTTGGAGCcgcccaggcacagcagagagagaTCTCCTTCCAGCCAGTCTGGGTGCCAGCAGAAACCCAGGGCTGTGCAAGGAGCTGGGGACTGCACTCACAAACACACCGGGGCAgagcagtgggctggggggagggtgGATGGTTGGtccatcccagccaggacaCCTACGTGACGTCCCTTCGTATCGTCTTGatgaatatgaggaagaagtCCCATCCGCCAGATCCCAGGTAGAAGATGAAGAGAGCGGGGATGGCCTGGGCCCAGGACAGCTCCAGGCTGACcctgaagaacagcagcagtgccgcAAAAGCAGCCAGACGCAGCATCGTGGcctgcagagggagagagaaaccACGGCCATCAACCCCCACACGCTGGACTTGGTGATAATGAACCCATGGGCGGGGGATGCATTAGCAGCCCCCAATTTCCTGGATGAGGTCCCTGAGTCATCACTCCTCTTGGTAGTGAGGACATAACCCAGTAGCCCAGAGCTCCCACAGATGTAACTTTATCAGACCTTGGAGATGGCCTCCAATTAAACCACCAGCACGGCACTGCTTGGTGCCAGTCGAGAGCCTGGCTATTCCCTCTTGGGGAGCCACATCCTGCACACGAGCCAGGGGCATGGCCACGCCTCAGCAGTGTCAGATGCAGGATAAAGTCACTTCATGGATGAGGGAGTGGAGTCATGGCAGGAGACCTTGTGCAGATGTTTGGCAGGCACCAAGGTggtgccaggcagggctggctcaGCCCCTCACTCCCAGCCTGGCAAGGCCCCGCTCCAAACTCCTCCCTACCCCAGGGACCCCCTGTCCTCATAACTGAGGTCTCTGAGgcctccagcaccagctctgctgcacacCTGGCTCCGGGAAAGCCAGCATGGCTGGTGGGAGAGCACAGCTTCACCcacttcccagcacagctcggACAGGAACAGGGACAGGAAACTCAGTCCTTTGAGCACTGCTTGTGTTTGCAAACCCTCGTGTCGGCAGGCAGTTTCCTGGCCTGACTGTGCTGGAGACACGGCCAGAGCGGGTTGAGGATGATGGCAATCACAGGCatgccctggccaggctggagtGGGCAGAACAAGGGCTTTCACTGCTGCCAGGAGTGCCCAGACCCCTGCCCCATGGCCTGTGGACAGCAACAGAGTCTCTGGTACTTATCCCCTAAAACCAGTatctctgtccccatcccaaacacaccccagaTGTGGCTCTAAGACTCACAGGAGACTGTGATCTAGCAAAGGCTCTTTTTGGGTGACAGCATCAAGCAGAGGAAAGGGACAGCAACATGAGCCTCGCAGCTCAAGGGCTCCTAGATAAAACTGGTCCTTCCTGGCATGGACATAGgctgaagaggaaggaaatattCATGtcatttccctttccctcttcaAGGATTCCCTGCTCAGAAGCTGGCAGCCCTGAGTGGGCTGTGCCACAGCCGGTGGGGCCAGAAGCCACGCTTTTggctttccctctgctctgtgcagtTCAGGGAGCCTCTGTGGATTTGGTACGAGACGCTGGCAGGGTGGCAGCCAAGGCAGCACCACGTGTCCCTGTGCCCTGGCATGTCACGCAGGCTGTCTCACCTCTGAGCCGTGCCACCTGCCACCGGcagcaggctgggatgcacCACAGCACAAGATGCTGCGGCTGGGTGAGGGCCTGGGGACATCCTCCCGCCCACAGCCTCTGCCTAGAGACCCCTGCCCGTGCCAGCAGTCTCTGAGCATTCTCCATCAAACAACCCCCAGGCCTGAGGTCCCACAGCACAGTCCCACAGCCTTTTAGCAGGGCAGGGCCCACTGCTTTTCCGCCTAGGAGCCTCTCTCTGCAGCTGAACAGGGCAACCCTCAGATCGCCAACAAACTACCATGGCTTGGCCGAGACCTGGGCCTTTCATTGCACACTgacaccagccagccagccgTGGAGAGCCAACAGCATCTCCCACCAGAAGGCAAGACAGACCCAGGCAGGCCCCTGTTATCCTGTTCACATCTCTGCCTCACACCGGCATGCCCGGTGCCTCCCGCAGAGAGACAACCAGTGCATTAGGAGAGATAACCGCTGCGAGATTGCAGAGATAACCGGTGCGTTACTGCCAGAGACCTCCAGCCCTGCCGTTACGGATTCAGGTCTTGTCTAGCTGCATCAGCACAGGGAAAATTAAGACCTGCCAGTAGCTCCACAGCCAGCGGGCAGGAAGGCAAACCACAGGGATCCATCACCCGGGGGCACAGAGACCCGAGGAGAGCCCGGGGAGCAGGTCACAGCGAGGGGGTGACAGGCAGGTGACCCGGCTCCAGGAAGCCCCCGCGCTAACGGTCAAGCTCCAGGGACCGGGAGATGCCCGGGGCACCTCTCCAGCGTGAACAGCTGGGGGGCACCTGTCCCCCCACCTGGCCCTGCGCAGCGTGGTGGGGGTGCGCCCACCGGTCCGGGGGACGGACAGCGCGGGTGAAACTGGGGGTgtcccccccccttccctctccgTCCTTCCCCGGAGCCGGTGGCACACCCGCAGACGGGAGGGCGAGcggcacagcccctgccccacccgATGGGGGCAGAGGGGCCGGGAGGGCCGCGCACCGGGACTGCAGCagggccccccgccccggcacgGCCCGGGGAGAGCCG from Falco biarmicus isolate bFalBia1 chromosome 9, bFalBia1.pri, whole genome shotgun sequence encodes:
- the SLC27A4 gene encoding long-chain fatty acid transport protein 4, whose amino-acid sequence is MLRLAAFAALLLFFRVSLELSWAQAIPALFIFYLGSGGWDFFLIFIKTIRRDVTTGLVLLRVKWQVWRHVKAKNTIAKIFQKTASKYPEKTALIFQGTGESWTFRQLDEYSNRVANFFYGQGFRSGDVVALFMESCNQYVGLWLGLAKIGVETALVNSHLRMEALLHCITISNSKAVVFGVEMMEAMQEVQPSLEKSIHLFWSGEGSPKSVLPGAKHLDPLLKMAQGHQPTPPDKGFLDKLFYIYTSGTTGLPKAAIVVNCRYFRMCSLVFYGFRMRPDDVMYDCLPLYHAAGNIVGIGQCLLQGMTVVIRKKFSASHFWEDCVKYNCTIVQYIGEICRYLLNQPYQEVERQHRVRMALGNGLRASIWREFMARFGITQVAEFYGATECNCSLGNFDNNVGSCGFNSRILPGVYPIGLVRVDEDTMELIRGPDGVCISCKPGEPGQLVGRIVKSNPLQHFDGYLNQSATNKKIARDVFTKGDTAYLTGDVLVMDKYGYMYFRDRTGDTFRWKGENVSTTEVEGTLSRILNLTDVVVYGVEIPGIEGKAGMAAIADPENSCDLEDFASKLKKALPLYARPIFLRFLHEVSKTSTYKFQKMELRKQGFDPALVKDRLYFLDSRQGCYLPLDQAAFSRIQSGEQKL